CAGGTCGCCGAAGGCGGCCAGCAGGCGGCGCCGCGTCTCGGCGCGGTGCTCTGCGAGGCTGTCTCCGATGATCTTCGGCACCCGAACAAGATACGGCGTAGACGGCTCGCTGCGTTAGTGTGCCGTCGTGAGTGTCGCAACCGAAACGCCCCAGCCTCGTTCGCCCGGCGAGATGGCCGATGCCGCCGCCACGGTCCTGCGTGACCGCACCGGCGGAGACCACGATGTCGCGCTCGTCATGGGATCGGGCTGGAAGCCCGCTGCCGACGTGCTCGGGACCCCGGAGCACGAGCTGCCGACCACCGACCTCCCGGGCTTCGTCGCACCGTCGGTCGCGGGTCACGGCGGGACGGTCCGCTCGGTACGCGTCGGCGACACCCGCGTGTTGGTGTTCCTCGGCCGGACGCACCTGTACGAGGGGCACGGCGTCGACGCCGTCGCCCACGGCGTACGCACCGCCGCTGCCGCGGGGTGTCGAGCCGTCGTCCTCACCAACGCGTGCGGCGGCCTGCGGTCCGAGTGGACGCCCGGCACCCCGGTGCTGATCAGCGACCACATCAACCTGACCGCGACCTCGCCCCTGCACGGCGCGACGTTCGTGGACCTCACCGACCTGTACGCAGCACGCCTGCGGGCGCTGTGCCTCGAGGCCGACCCGACCTTGGCCGAGGGTGTCTACGTCCAGCTCCCCGGTCCCCACTACGAGACCCCGGCCGAGATCGGCATGATCCGCGCGATCGGCGGTGACCTCGTGGGCATGTCGACGACGCTCGAGGCGATCGCAGCACGCGCCGCCGGGCTCGAGGTCCTCGGCATCTCGCTCGTCACCAACCTCGCCGCCGGGATCACCGGCGAACCGCTGGACCACGAGGAGGTCCTCGCGGCCGGCGCCGCGTCGGCGGAGTCGATGGGGCGCCTGCTCGCCAGCGTGGTCGGCCGGATCTGATGCGGATCCTCGTCACGGGATCGTCGGGGGCCATCGGTCGCACGGTGGTCTCGGGTCTCTACGCGAGCGGCCACATCCTGCGCGGCATCGACGTGCTGCAGCCGGACCCGGGCCTCTCGGCGCTGCTCCCTCTCGGTGCGTTCATCGGTGACGTGACCGACCCGATCACGGTGGCCCACGCGGTCGAGGGCGTCGAGGCGGTCGTGCACCTCGCCGGCATCCCCGAGGAGTCGAGCCTGCCGGAGGCCCTGGTCTCGCACGTGCACACGACGGCGACGGTCCTCGATGCGATGGTCGCTCAGGGCGTCGACCGGATCGTGTACGCGAGCAGCAACCACGCGGTCGGGCGCACTCCCCGCACCGACCGGCTCACCACCGACGTACGCCCTCGCCCGGACACGTTCTACGGGGTGGGCAAGGTCGCGGCCGAGGGCCTTCTGAGCCTGTACGCCGACGCACACGGCATCGCTGCGGTCGCGCTCCGGATCGGCTCGTTCCTGCCGGAGCCCGCGACCCGCCGTCACCTCTCGACCTGGTTGTCGTACGGAGACGCGGTCCGTCTCGTCGAGGCGGCGGTGACCGGACCCGTGGACGGGTTCACCGCCGTCTACGGCATCTCCGCCAACACGCAGGGCTGGTGGGACATGGAGCCCGGGCGCCGGCTCGGCTACCAGCCCCGTGACGACGCCGAGGCGTACGCGGCACGCATCCCCGACCACGAGGACGACGAGGCCGAGGGCGCGTACGTCGGCGGGCCGTACGCCGTCGAGCCGCTCAGGAAGGCGATGCGATGACTCCCGCGGAGCAGGCACGTGCGTGGATCGTCCAGGACCCCGACCCCCAGACGCGCGCAGAGCTCGAGGCGTTGCTCGCCGCCGGGAACGACGCCGCGCTCGCCGAGCGCTTCGCCGGGCGTCTGGTCTTCGGTACGGCCGGACTCCGCGGGCCGCTCGGCGCCGGTCCGACCCGCATGAACCGTGTCGTCGTCGCCCAGGCTGCGGCCGGTCTCGCCGCGTACCTCACGAGCCGCGCCGACGGCGTCACCCCGACCCTGGTCGTCGGCTACGACGCGCGCTACAACTCCGCGATCTTCGCCCGCGACACGTGCGAGGTCGCTCAGGCGGCCGGGGTGCGTGCCCTGCTGCTGCCGGAGGCGCTCGCCACGCCTGTGCTGGCGTTCGCCATCCAGCACCTCGGGGCGGACGCGGGCGTCATGGTGACGGCGTCGCACAACCCGCCGCAGGACAACGGCTACAAGGTCTACCTCGGCGACGGCAGCCAGATCGTCCCGCCCGCCGACGCCGACATCGCCGCCGCGATCGGCGCTGTCGGCCCGGTGGACCAGCTGCCTCGCGACCCGGCGTACGAGGTCCTCGGCGAGGAGGTCCGTGACGCGTACGTCGCCGCAGCGGCGGCCGTCGTCGTCGGCACCGGACCGCGTGACCTCGTCGTCGCGTACACGCCGATGCACGGCGTCGGGTGCGAGACCGCCGAGCGCGCCGTCGTCGCGGCCGGGTTCGCACCGCTGCACGTCGTGACCGAGCAGGCCGAACCCGACCCGGACTTCCCGACGGTGGCGTTCCCCAACCCCGAGGAGCCCGGCGCCACCGACCTGCTGCTGGCGCTCGCCGAGCGGGTCGGTGCCGACGTGGCGATCGCCAACGACCCCGACGCCGACCGGTGCGCGGTCGCGGTGCCCACCCCCGCCGGATGGCACCAGCTGTCCGGTGACGAGGTCGGTGTGCTCCTCGCAGACCACCTCCTGAGGCTCGGCGTCACCGGCACGTACGCGACGACGATCGTGTCGTCGTCGCTGCTCGGCCGGCTCGCTGCGGCGTACGGGCAGCCGTACGCCGAGACCTTGACCGGATTCAAGTGGATCGGCCGCGTCCCGGGGCTCGCCTACGGGTACGAAGAGGCGCTCGGTTACGCGGTGGCTCCCTCGATCGCCCGCGACAAGGACGGCATCACGGCGATGCTCCGCGTGCTGGAGCTCGCGGCGTCGCTGCGCGCCGAAGGGCGCTCGCTGGTCGACCGACTGGACGAGATCGCGCAGCGGCACGGCCTTCATGCGACCGCCCAGCTGTCGGTCCGGGTCGACGACCTCGCACTCATCAGCTCGGCGATGACACGACTGCGGCAGGATCCACCCGCGCAGCTCGGCGGCTTCGCCGTGGAGTGCGTGGACGACCTCGAGCAGGGTTCCGACGTGCTCCCGCCGACGGACGGACTCCGGTTCGTGCTCCAGGAAGGAGCGCGCGTCGTGGTGCGGCCGTCGGGCACCGAGCCCAAGCTCAAGTGCTACCTGGAGGTCGTCGTCCCCACCGCGGACGGGGTCGAGGCCGCCCGGATCGCCGGTGCCGCGCGGTTGGACGCCATCCGCACCGACCTCTCTGTCGCTCTGGAGGTGTGACCCCATGAACGCGCCGAGGAGCTACCGCCTCCGTTGGGGGGACGTCGGCCGGCTCCTTGTCGCGTGGGTGGCCGGCACGCTCACCCTCCTGCTCGTCGACGTGCTGCTCGACGAGCTCCGTTTCACGACCTGGTGGGCGGCGCCGCTCGCTGCCGCGGTCATCGGAGTCGTCGGCCTGGTCCTCCATCCGCTGCTCGTGGCAGTCGCCGCCCGGGTCGGGTGGCTCGCGGTGATCGCGCTCGCCGTCGTCGGACAGGCACTCGTCGTCGGTGTCGCGCTCGCGGTCGTCCCCGCGGTGGAGGTCGAGTCGTGGTGGGCGCCGGTCGTGGCCGCGTGGCTCGCCGCCCTCGTCGGATCGGTGCTCGCCTGGCTCGGGGCCGCGGGCACCGACGAGGGCTTCGCGGTGTCCCTGGCACGCCGTGGCCGTCGGTCCCGGCAGAGTCCGGACGGCGAGATGACCGACGGTCTTCTGATCGTCCAGCTCGACGGCGTCCCCTTCCCCGTCCTGACCTGGGCGCTCGCCGCGGGCAACACCCCAACGCTCGACCGTTGGCTCCGTGGAGGCTCGCACACCCTGCACGAGTGGCGCCCGACCGTGCCGTGCACGACGCCGGCGAGCCAGCTCGGGATCCTCCACGGGACCGTCGAACGCGTCCCGGCCTTCCGCTGGTACGACCGCGAGCTCGGACGCGTCCTGACGGCGAACCATCCCGCGGACGCCGCCATCATCGAGCAGCGGGCCGAAGGACCAGGGCTGTTGTCCGGAGGTGGGGTCTCGGTCTCCAACCTCTTCAGCGGCGGCGCCGAACGCACCGCGATGGTGATGTCGCGGCTGCGCACCGGCCGCGGCACGACGATCACCCGCGAGGCGGTCGGTTGGTTCGTCCTGCGGCCCGACGGCTTCGCGCGCAGCCTGTTCCGCGCGATCGGCGAGATCGTCCGCGAGCGCGCCCAGTCGGCACGCCAGGTCCGTCGCGACCTGCGTCCACGGGTGCCCCGCGACTGGGTGTTCGCCCTCATGCGCGCGGTGACCAACGGCGTCATCCGCGACCTGTCGACCGCCGTGGTCGCGCAGGAGATGCTGCGGGGCACCCCGATCGTGTACGTGGACTACGTCGACTACGACGAGGTGGCGCACCACGCGGGAGTCTTCCGGCGCGAGTCGCTGGCTGCGCTCGAGGCGCTCGACGGCGTGCTGGCCACGCTCGAGACCGTCGCGGAGTCAGCCCCACGGCGCTATCGGATCGCCGTTGTCAGCGACCACGGCCAGTCCCAGGGCGACACGTTCCTCCAGCTCGACGGTGCGACGCTCGCCGACGCGGTGGCCACCCTCACCTCGGGATCTGTGGAGGCGGTGCAGACGACCGGGGAGGACTACTCACGGCTTCGAGCGCTCGCTGAGGACATGGCCGGGTCCGGCGCGGGCTCAGGCACCGCCCGGCGGACGGCCGCGCGCCTCGACCAGCGGACGCGTGCCGGCACGGACACCGCACGCGGCGCCCAGACCGACGGCCCTGGCGGTGCCGCCGCACGCAGCTCCGAAGGCACGACGGACAGCGAACTCATCGTCCTCGCCTCGGGAAATCTCGGGCTGGTCCACGCTCGCACGGACCACAGGCTCCTCCTGCACGAGATCGACGAACGCTGGCCCCGCCTCGTACCCGGCCTTGTCAACAACCCGACGATCGGGTGCGTGGTCGTGATGACCGTCAACGAGGGCCCGGTGGCGATCGGTCCGGACGGCATCCACTCGCTGCGTACGGGCGCCGTCGTGGGCGACTGCGATCCGCTCGCCGCGTACGGCGAGGGTGCGCGCGACCGGTTGCTCCCGGCTGCCGAGCGCACGATGGCTCCCGACCTCTACGTCATCAGCGCCTGCGACGAGGCGACGGGCACGGTCCATGCCTTCGAGGAGCTGGTCGGCAGCCACGGCGGGCTCGGCGGCTGGCAGGACCGAGCGGTGCTGGTCGCGCCTGCCGATCTCGCCGCGCCACCCACCGAGATCCTCGGCGCCGATGCGCTGCACCGGGTGCTGCGCGGTTGGCGGGACGAGCTCGGCGCCTGAGCACTCGCGTCCCGCCCCGCCCCGTCTCGTCCGCGATTTGGGCACTTGTTCACGCTTTTCGGGTGCAGATCCATGGTTTAGCGCACAAATCGGGGACGAGAGGCGCGACTCAGCGGACCATCGAGCCGATCGAGAACCCGTGGCCGAACCCGAAGCGGTCCATGAGTCCGGGCGTCCGCTCGGCAGGACGCAGCTCGGCCTCCTTCGAACGAACGGCCGACCTCTCCTTGGCCGCCTTGTCGGACGTCGCCGCCCCAGCCGCCGGGCGTTCTCCTCCGCGACTCACCGACGCGTCGTCCGAGCGCGCAGTCGCGGCCTTCGTCGCGCGGGCGGCAGCGACGCGGGCCAGCGCCGAGTGCGGCGGCGCGAGCCGCTCCGCCACGGCCCGCGGTGCGACGTTCACGTCGACGCGACCCGGCACACCGGCGACGCGCCCCGAGTCGGAGTGCTGCCAGATCGCGTAGCCACGCCACGGCGCGGGCACGGTCGGGTGCTTCGTCTCGTAGTGCGCGACCCAGAGCGGGTACTTCGAGAATGCCGTGGACCCCGCGACGGAGCCCTTCCAGAACCCGGGACCGGTGTAGAGGATCGGGCGTTCGCCGGTCGCTCGCTCCACGGTCACGAGCCAGGTGCGCGACCAGGCGCGCAGGTGGGCACGCGAGCGACCGTCGGTCGTCTCGAGATCAAGCACGAGCATCGGCGAGCGCACACCGGTACGACGCACCTCGCGGACGAAGTGCTGGGCCTGCTGGCGCGCCGACGAGGAGGGCCGCGCGAAGTGGTAGAAGCCGGTGGCCAGACCGGCACGGGCGCTGGCGCGTCCGTCGGCCGTGGCCCACTCGTTGACGAAGCCGCGACCTTCGGTGGCCTTGATGAACGCGTACGTGAAGCCGGCACGGCGCACCTTCGCGAAGTTGATGGCGCGATCGCGGGGGTGCTGGTGGCCCGAGACGTCGATGCCGCGGACGGCACCCTCCCGGTGCTGGTCGGCGATCCCGGCGGGGACGCGCGAGGCGGCAGCCGGCGCAGCGGAGGCGGATGCAGGGTGCGCGATCGATGCTGCGACGAGCGCGGCACCGAGCACGAGCAGGGCCACGAGCGCGCGGCGTGCTGCGAGGGCGAGAACGGGTGTTGCCATGGGGGTCTGCTCCTGGGAGTCCACGACCTCCGGAGAGCACGCCGAAGCGGCCGGGCTCAAGCTCGGCTGAATCGTGGGTGCTCGTACGCCCCGGGGGTCACGGCGTACGGATCACCAGCGCAGGATTGCGCCGGGTGGTCAGGAGCGGATGGTCGTCACCCCGCGGCCGCTACGGCATCGCGTTCGGCCAAGCTCGGCCGTTTCTCCTTTTGGACGACTGTACATATGCACACAAATCGGACACCGATAGAAAAGAGAGGACCGGACGTCGCGGTCGGGAGCTCGACGACGACGCCCGGTCTCGCCAGGGGGCGTCAGCGCACGACGGCGACGCTGCAGCCCGCCCGGTGCAGCAGGCGCTGGCTCACCGAGCCGAGCAGCATGCCCTCGAACGCGCCACGTCCTCGTGACCCCACGACCACGAGCGCCGCCTCGGCCGAAGCGTCGGCGAGCGCGACGGACGCCGGCACGGGCACCGCGTCCTGACGCACCGCCACCGCGGGATGACGGGTCGCGTACGGCGCCACGATCTCGGCGAGCAGCTCCTCGGCCGTGGCGATCTCGTCCCCCACGGTCGTCGGGATGTAGCCCGAGAGCGTCGCCGGGCTGGACGCGGACGTACGGAATCCGTACACCACACGCAGCTCGACACCCGCCGCCTCGGCGTAGGCGAACGCCCACTCGAGGGCCGGGCGACTCTCCTCCGAGCCGTCGGTGCCGACCACGACGCGGGTGGCGTCGGCCCGTTCCTGCTCGCGGACGACGACAACCGGGCACGCTGCGTGACGCGAGACGTGCTGGCTGACCGACCCGACCACGAGGTCGGCGATCGTCCCGTGACCGCGGCTCCCCATCACGACGGCCCTCGCCCCCGCAGAGGAGCGCGACAGCTGCTCGGCAGGCTTGCCGTTGCGCACCTCGATCTCGAAGTCGACCGTGCCGTCAGCCTCCAGGATGCGCCGCGCTTCCGCGACCAGGCTCGTCTCCACGTCGTCGGCCGCGTCGGACGAGGCGATGTCGTCCGGCACGACGGCCAGCCCCAGCAGCCGGGTGCCCGTCGTCCTGGCGTACCGCGCCGCCCAGTGCAGCGCGCGGATGCTGTCGTCAGAACCGTCGATGCCGACCAGGACAGGTGCTGTTTCATCAGTCATGCCCCCAGCATGCCCGCACGAGGAGGGCGATGACGAACAGCGGACCTAGACTGGGCGGGTGACCACGACAACCACAGGCCTCGGCAGCGCCGCCGACGTCCTGGCCGTCCTCCGCGACCTCCCTGGGGTCGACCAGGTCGGCCTCGAGGCGCGCGCCGCCGCACTCTCGACCCGATCGATCAAGAAGGGCGCCAAGCGCACCGCGATCGACCTCGCGATCTCCATGGTCGACCTCACGACGCTCGAGGGCGCCGACACTCCCGGCAAGGTCCGCTCGCTCGCCGCGAAGGCCCTGCGTCCCGACCCGTCCGACCCGACCTGCCCGCAGGTCGCGGCGGTGTGCGTCTACCCGGACCTCGTCGCCACCGCCCGCGCCGCGCTCGGGGCCGCGCCGGTCGGGGTCGCCAGCGTCGCCACCGCGTTCCCCTCCGGCCGAGCACCGCTGGACGTCAAGATCACCGACACCGAGTACGCCGTCGCCGCCGGTGCGAGCGAGATCGACATGGTCATCGACCGCGGCGCGTTCCTCGCCGGTGACCTGCTGAAGGTCGCCGAGGAGATCGTCGCCGTCCGTGCCGCCTGCGAGCGCGGTGACGGGACGCACGCCCACCTCAAGGTGATCCTCGAGACCGGTGAGCTCGCGACGTACGACGCGGTGCGCCGCGCCTCCTGGCTCGCGATGCTGGCGGGTGCCGACTTCATCAAGACCAGCACCGGCAAGGTCTCCCCCGCGGCGACTCTCCCGGTCACGCTGCTCATGCTCGAGGCCGTCCGCGATTACCGCGACGCCACCGGCCGTCAGGTCGGCGTGAAGCCCGCCGGAGGCATCCGCACCACCAAGGACGCCATCAAGTACCTCGTCACCGTCAACGAGACCGCGGGTCTCGACTGGATGACGCCGACCTGGTTCCGGTTCGGGGCGTCGAGCCTCCTCAACGACCTGCTGATGCAGCGGCAGAAGTTCGAGACCGGTCGCTACTCCGGCCCCGACTACGTGACGATCGACTGAGAGGGAGAGAGATGGCTGACCACGCAGTTCCCCCGACGCCTCTCGAGTACGCTCCGGCGCCGGAGTCCCGCTCGATCGTCGACCTCGAGCCGTCGTACGGGCTGTTCATCGACGGTGCGTTCACCGAAGGCACCGATGGCGGCACGTTCAAGACGGTCAACCCGGCGACCGAGGAGGTGCTGGCCGAGGTCACCGAGGCGACGCCGGCCGACGTCGACCTCGCGGTGGCCGCAGCCCGTCGTGCGTTCCGCGGCTGGTCGCGGATGCCGGGCCGAGAGCGCGCCAAGTACCTCTACCGCATCGCCCGCATCATCGCCGAGCGCAGCCGCGAGCTGGCGGTGCTGGAGTCGCTCGATAACGGCAAGCCGATCAAGGAGTCGCGCGACGTCGACGTGCCGCTGGTGTCGCAGTGGTTCTTCTACTACGCCGGATGGGCCGACAAGCTGTCGTACGCCGGCGCCGGGTCCAACCCGCGCCCGCTCGGCGTCGCCGCCCAGGTGATCCCCTGGAACTTCCCGCTGCTGATGCTCAGCTGGAAGATCGCACCGGCGCTTGCCGCCGGCAACACGGTCGTCCTCAAGCCCGCCGAGACCACGCCGCTCACCGCGCTGCTGTTCGCCGAGATCTGCCAGCAGGCCGACCTTCCGCCGGGAGTCGTCAACATCGTGACCGGCGCCGGCGACACGGGCCAGGCGCTCGTGTCGCACCCCGACGTCGACAAGGTCGCGTTCACCGGCTCCACCGACGTCGGGCGCAGCATCGCCCGAGCGGTCGCCGGCACCGAGAAGCGACTGACCCTCGAGCTCGGTGGCAAGGCCGCCAACATCGTCTTCGACGACGCGCCGATGGACCAGGCGATCGAAGGCATCGTGTCGGGCATCTTCTTCAACCAGGGACACGTCTGCTGCGCAGGGTCGCGACTGCTGGTCCAGGAGAACGTCTTCGACGAGGTCATGGAGCGGCTCAAGCGACGGATGGCGACGCTGCGGGTCGGCGACCCGCTCGACAAGAACACCGACATCGGGGCGATCAACTCGCGCGAGCAGCTCCAGCGCATCACCGAGCTCGCGGAGGTCGGCGACGCCGAGGGGGCCGAACGCTGGTCACCGCCGTGCGAGCTGCCCAGCTCGGGGTTCTGGTACGCCCCGACCGTGTTCACCGGGGTCACGCAGGCGCACCGCATCGCCCGCGAGGAGATCTTCGGCCCCGTGCTCTCGGTGCTGACGTTCCGGACGCCGGACGAGGCCGTCGCGAAGGCCAACAACACCCCGTACGGCCTGTCGGCCGGAGTCTGGACCGAGAAGGGCTCGCGCATCCTCGCGATGGCCGACCGGCTCCGCGCCGGCGTCGTCTGGGCCAACACGTTCAACAAGTTCGACCCGGCGTCGCCGTTCGGCGGCTACAAGGAGTCCGGCTACGGTCGCGAGGGCGGCAAGCAGGGGCTTGCGGCGTACCTGCAGGAGGGTGAGACCACATGAGCCGGCTCGACGTGCGCAAGACGTACAAGCTCTACATCGGCGGGGCGTTCCCCCGCTCGGAGTCGGGGCACACCTACGAGGTCGTCGACACTGCCGGACGGTTCCTCGCGAACGCCGCCAAGGCGTCGCGCAAGGACGCGCGTGACGCGGTCGGCGCTGCCCGCAAGGCGTTCGGCGGGTGGAGCGGACGCACGCCGTACAACCGCGGTCAGATCCTCTACCGGGTCGCGGAGATGATCGAGGGACGCCACGACCAGTTCACCGCCGACGTCGTCGCCGCGGAGGGCCTCACCAAGGTGCAGGCGAGCAAGGTCGTCGACGCGGCGATCGACCGGTGGGTCTGGTACGCAGGATGGGCCGACAAGCTCGCTCAGGTCACCGGCAACGCCAACCAGGTCGCCGGACCGTTCTTCAACCTGTCCTCCCCCGAGCCGACCGGCGTCGTGGCCGTCGTGGCGCCGTCCGACGACAGCCTCCTCGGGCTGGTCAGCGTCGTCGCGCCGGCGATCGTCTCCGGCAACACCGTCGTCGTCGTCACCTCGTACGACCGCCCGCTGCCGGCGATCACGCTGTCCGAGGTCCTGGCGACCTCCGATCTCCCGGGCGGTGTGGTGAACGTGCTGACCGGCGACTCCGCCGAGCTCGGCCCCTGGCTCGCCGGCCACCTCGACGTCAACGCGCTGGACCTGACCGGGGTCGACGACCCGGCGGTCGCCGCGGACCTCGAGGCGGAGGCTGCGGTCAACCTCAAGCGGGTCCTTCGCCCGAGCGACCCGGACTGGACGGCCGACCCGTCGATCTCCCGCATGTCGGCCTTCCTCGAGACGAAGACCGTCTGGCACCCCGTCGGCGTGTGAGCAGGGCATCCTCCAGCGGCGTCGTCGTCCTCACCGGCCCCTCGGGCTCCGGGAAGTCGCGCGTCGCCGAACGCAGCGGCCTGCCGGTGGTCCGGCTCGACGACTTCTACCGTGACGGCGACGACCCCGCTCTGCCGATGACGGTCTTCGGAGACACCGAGATCGTCGACTGGGACGACGTCGGATCCTGGGACATGCTCGCCGCCTGCGACGCGCTCGAGCAGCTGTGCACGACGGGGACCGTGGACGTGCCCGTCTACGACATCGCGTCGAGCCGACGTACGGGGACGCGCACGCTGACGCTCGGCGATGCGACGACCGTCGCCGCCGAGGGGTTGTTCGCGCACGCCGTGGTCGCGGAGCTCGCCCGCCGCGGTCTGCTCGCCGACGCGATCTGCGTCCGGCACCACCGAATGGTGACGTTCGTCCTGCGGCTGGTGCGCGACCTGCGTGAGAAGCGCAAGCCGCTGCCGGTGCTGCTGCGGCGCGGCTGGCACCTCATGCGCGAGGAGCCGGCCGTGGTCGCCGAGGCGGTCGAGCACGGCTGCCGGCCGATGACGCCCCGCCGTGCTGAACGCCACGTCGCCGTGGTCGTCGCTGCCACCCGAGACCGCAGGCCGCGCGACGTCTGACGGCGCCACCGCTCAGTAGCGCGCCTGCAGGGCGTTGATGAACACGTCCACGATCTCGTCGGGCTCCCGCGCGAGGTACACCTGACCGCCGGTCGCCTGAGCGATCTTCTGGAGCGTGAAGGCGTCGGCGTCCTTCGTGACGCCGATCGCGATCACCACCACCGGCCGGGCGGGGTCACGCTCCCGCTTCAGTGTCTCGAGGAGCTTCGCCTCGCTGATGCTGCCCGGGTCGACGTTGCGCCCGCCGGTCAGGATGATGACCGAGTTGACGGCCTTCGGGTCGTAGGAGGCCTGCACCGCGCGGTACGCGGCCAGCGTGGTGTCGTACAGGCTCGTCTTGCCGCCGACCTGCTTGGTCAGCCGGCTGGTCGCGCCCACGATGCGCGCGCGGTGGGTGCCTGCGCGGTCCGGCGAGTCGA
Above is a genomic segment from Mumia sp. Pv4-285 containing:
- a CDS encoding aldehyde dehydrogenase family protein, with product MSRLDVRKTYKLYIGGAFPRSESGHTYEVVDTAGRFLANAAKASRKDARDAVGAARKAFGGWSGRTPYNRGQILYRVAEMIEGRHDQFTADVVAAEGLTKVQASKVVDAAIDRWVWYAGWADKLAQVTGNANQVAGPFFNLSSPEPTGVVAVVAPSDDSLLGLVSVVAPAIVSGNTVVVVTSYDRPLPAITLSEVLATSDLPGGVVNVLTGDSAELGPWLAGHLDVNALDLTGVDDPAVAADLEAEAAVNLKRVLRPSDPDWTADPSISRMSAFLETKTVWHPVGV
- a CDS encoding ATP-binding protein: MSRASSSGVVVLTGPSGSGKSRVAERSGLPVVRLDDFYRDGDDPALPMTVFGDTEIVDWDDVGSWDMLAACDALEQLCTTGTVDVPVYDIASSRRTGTRTLTLGDATTVAAEGLFAHAVVAELARRGLLADAICVRHHRMVTFVLRLVRDLREKRKPLPVLLRRGWHLMREEPAVVAEAVEHGCRPMTPRRAERHVAVVVAATRDRRPRDV